A genome region from Haloarcula sp. H-GB4 includes the following:
- a CDS encoding nucleotidyl transferase AbiEii/AbiGii toxin family protein has protein sequence MISQDRLRILARELDVRQGYAEKNYVNSWLLWGIFTSAYGDNLLFKGGTALSKLYFPQSWRFSEDLDFGVEGEYQGSKRELRTVLDTISDRSGIEFEIREHHESQQDHYPTHYVDVSIQYRAVLNHPNTTSIDVMVDEHVAFDPVHHTHTYEDIPEFSLQAYSVEEIFAEKLRAIYQRGAARDYYDLYQLLETDSVTTDFADVRPAFKAKCEHDELTATLTDGLPDEQRETIRHQWETILPDLTGDPPAFEMVWNQLDTTISQRESR, from the coding sequence GTGATCAGTCAAGACCGACTCCGAATTCTCGCTCGCGAACTGGATGTTCGCCAAGGGTACGCCGAAAAGAACTACGTTAATTCGTGGCTCCTCTGGGGCATCTTCACGAGCGCCTACGGTGACAATCTCCTGTTCAAAGGCGGAACTGCGCTCTCTAAGCTGTACTTTCCGCAGTCATGGCGGTTCTCAGAGGACCTCGATTTCGGCGTCGAAGGAGAGTATCAGGGATCCAAGCGAGAGCTACGGACAGTCCTCGATACGATTTCCGACCGCTCTGGTATCGAGTTCGAAATTCGAGAGCATCATGAATCGCAGCAGGATCACTATCCGACCCACTACGTCGACGTTAGCATCCAGTACCGGGCAGTCCTCAACCACCCCAATACGACCAGTATTGACGTGATGGTCGACGAGCATGTTGCATTCGACCCGGTTCACCACACCCACACATACGAGGATATCCCCGAATTTAGCCTTCAGGCGTACAGCGTTGAGGAAATCTTCGCCGAAAAGCTCCGGGCGATCTATCAACGTGGGGCCGCTCGTGACTACTACGACCTCTACCAGTTGCTCGAAACTGATTCAGTCACGACTGACTTTGCTGACGTGCGACCCGCCTTCAAGGCGAAGTGCGAACACGACGAGCTCACAGCCACCCTAACAGATGGGTTGCCTGACGAGCAACGAGAGACTATCCGCCACCAGTGGGAGACCATCCTGCCGGACCTCACCGGTGATCCGCCGGCGTTTGAGATGGTCTGGAATCAATTGGACACGACAATCTCTCAACGAGAGTCGAGGTAG
- a CDS encoding metallophosphoesterase: MTETTRIGLLSDIHANAVALRAVLDDMEPVDALVCAGDIVGYGPSPQACLHMIRDREIPTVVGNHDREVVRGMTWESGDEYARRVLSADDIEWLGDLPRELRLFDERLKIVHDPPDEQDRYTEPADFVPTLLEDEDVLVLGHTHIQHAETFNDGLVINPGSVGQPRDGNPDAAYAIVDLSDLSVDLYRVPYDIERVQQRIEGTSISDRNGERLAFE, from the coding sequence ATGACCGAGACGACGCGTATCGGCTTACTCTCCGACATTCATGCCAACGCTGTCGCATTGAGAGCGGTCCTCGACGATATGGAACCTGTTGATGCGCTCGTCTGTGCCGGTGACATCGTCGGCTACGGGCCATCGCCTCAGGCGTGTCTACACATGATCAGGGACCGAGAGATCCCAACCGTCGTGGGAAACCACGACCGCGAGGTCGTCAGGGGGATGACCTGGGAATCTGGCGACGAATATGCCCGGCGAGTCCTTTCGGCGGATGATATCGAATGGTTGGGAGATCTTCCTCGCGAACTCCGACTGTTCGACGAGCGGCTCAAAATCGTTCATGACCCTCCTGACGAGCAAGACCGATACACAGAACCGGCTGACTTTGTGCCAACGCTACTTGAGGATGAGGATGTCCTCGTTTTAGGTCACACGCATATCCAACACGCCGAAACATTCAATGACGGACTCGTGATCAACCCCGGCAGTGTTGGCCAGCCTCGTGACGGCAATCCAGATGCCGCATATGCAATCGTCGATTTATCCGACCTGTCTGTCGATCTCTATCGGGTTCCGTACGACATCGAACGCGTTCAACAACGTATCGAAGGAACTTCGATTTCTGACCGGAATGGAGAGCGACTGGCGTTCGAGTAG
- a CDS encoding PQQ-binding-like beta-propeller repeat protein: MAYTRRKVLTLIAGGVAGSAGCYASFQGRNQGVESNRVPEPQRLRWRYKTNGRVPTAVRSRHGQLYVGSGDHHLYSLNPADGSLNWKFETNGPIWSSPKVNNDTIYVGSDDNSLYAVTSSGTERWHFEAGDDITSSPTTDDETVYFGSSDNHIYALNAESGDKHWEYLTKGRVGAGPTVHKDIVYVGSGDNSFYALDATTGEHLWDFPTEDNIWADAAVAGDHVFVGSTDATLYALNRHNGSLIWSLETDLDINSTPAVWNETVYFGNHLGVFYGVDTATGEVRWKTEKTEGPLNSNPRVADGVVYVGDRHGYMRAFDAETGKQHWAVKTGNAVFSKPFITDDTVYFGSNDGYVYAIER; this comes from the coding sequence ATGGCATACACTCGACGGAAGGTCTTGACGCTGATCGCTGGCGGTGTGGCTGGGAGCGCCGGCTGTTACGCTTCCTTCCAGGGCCGAAATCAAGGAGTTGAGAGCAACCGTGTGCCTGAGCCACAGCGGCTTCGGTGGCGATATAAAACAAACGGCCGTGTCCCCACCGCAGTACGCAGTAGGCATGGCCAACTCTACGTTGGAAGCGGTGATCACCACCTTTATTCATTAAATCCGGCTGATGGATCGCTCAACTGGAAGTTTGAAACCAACGGCCCAATTTGGTCGAGTCCAAAGGTGAACAACGATACTATTTATGTTGGAAGTGACGATAATAGCCTCTACGCAGTAACTTCCAGCGGAACGGAGCGCTGGCATTTCGAAGCTGGCGACGATATCACCAGTAGTCCAACCACTGATGATGAAACAGTGTACTTTGGAAGTTCCGATAACCATATCTACGCACTCAATGCCGAGTCAGGAGACAAGCATTGGGAGTACCTGACCAAGGGCCGTGTCGGGGCAGGTCCAACTGTACACAAAGATATTGTGTATGTGGGTAGTGGTGACAATTCATTTTACGCGCTTGATGCCACGACTGGTGAGCATTTGTGGGACTTCCCGACCGAGGACAATATCTGGGCAGACGCTGCAGTTGCTGGGGATCATGTCTTTGTCGGGTCAACTGACGCCACGCTGTACGCACTGAACCGTCACAACGGTAGTCTGATCTGGTCACTGGAAACTGATCTTGATATTAATTCTACCCCAGCTGTCTGGAATGAGACAGTCTATTTCGGTAATCATCTTGGAGTCTTTTATGGTGTGGATACAGCCACGGGCGAGGTCCGCTGGAAGACAGAGAAGACAGAAGGTCCACTCAACAGCAATCCGAGGGTTGCCGATGGTGTAGTGTACGTCGGCGACCGTCACGGCTATATGCGGGCCTTTGACGCCGAGACAGGGAAACAGCACTGGGCAGTGAAGACTGGCAACGCTGTCTTCTCTAAACCATTCATCACCGACGACACCGTCTATTTCGGCAGCAACGATGGGTACGTGTACGCGATTGAGCGCTGA
- a CDS encoding type IV toxin-antitoxin system AbiEi family antitoxin, which yields MSSIDQTETIRKGLSTRESRLLSRLAGAGHQIISVDDIETTLEIPPNTAREIASRLTEKGWLDRLFPGTYLIIPLTAGEKGVYTTHEYLIAAHVATPMYIGYYSALSHHGLTDQVPRTVYVVTPARAQSREIHGVPYRVTTVTERKFFGFEPTSIEGTTVQVSDLEKTLVDCADHPEFAGGLRELATAMRTADQRGCAWDTVGEYLEQLDNGAATKRIVYLADQLGINLPTREALVESFTSGYSLLDPTQPDAGSNNSTYRLQINVEPATLEPTEA from the coding sequence ATGAGTTCAATAGATCAAACAGAGACTATACGCAAAGGGCTCTCGACTCGAGAAAGTCGACTCCTCTCACGACTCGCTGGCGCGGGCCACCAGATCATCTCCGTCGACGACATCGAGACGACGTTGGAGATCCCTCCGAACACTGCCCGAGAGATTGCCTCCCGCCTCACTGAGAAGGGGTGGCTTGACCGACTCTTCCCGGGTACATATCTCATTATCCCACTGACTGCCGGTGAGAAGGGCGTGTACACAACCCACGAATATCTCATCGCCGCCCACGTCGCTACGCCGATGTACATCGGCTATTACAGCGCTCTCAGCCACCACGGACTGACCGACCAAGTCCCCCGGACGGTGTACGTAGTCACGCCGGCCCGAGCCCAAAGCCGGGAGATCCATGGTGTTCCGTACCGCGTCACGACAGTCACTGAGCGGAAGTTCTTCGGCTTTGAGCCGACATCCATTGAAGGCACGACTGTGCAGGTCAGCGACCTAGAGAAGACACTGGTTGACTGTGCAGATCACCCCGAATTTGCTGGTGGCCTTCGAGAGCTCGCGACTGCAATGCGAACCGCCGACCAGCGGGGCTGTGCCTGGGACACCGTCGGCGAGTACCTCGAACAACTCGATAACGGAGCAGCGACCAAGCGGATCGTCTACCTCGCTGACCAACTTGGCATCAATCTTCCCACTCGCGAGGCCCTCGTCGAATCGTTCACGAGTGGGTACTCTCTGCTGGACCCAACGCAGCCTGACGCGGGCTCAAACAACAGCACGTATCGCCTCCAGATCAACGTCGAACCAGCAACGCTGGAGCCGACGGAGGCCTGA
- a CDS encoding PrgI family protein: MKAVPIPGEILRTDVFMGLTFDELVILGAVPLVMVFPSLFIDQIPLVATLALIGVSLLGVIAVVIRTPEGQQPLEWAPAAVKRRLTPNEYYLKPRTRERDSVSIENRVHTASRIQSETCEEDFEWDTSVSDGTPIPYQDATGAFANEESSDRAQQIGTISGDKTQ; encoded by the coding sequence ATGAAAGCGGTACCGATTCCAGGAGAGATACTCCGGACAGATGTTTTTATGGGACTGACATTTGACGAGTTAGTCATACTTGGAGCAGTGCCGCTTGTAATGGTATTTCCCAGTTTGTTCATAGACCAAATTCCGCTGGTGGCAACCCTAGCATTGATCGGGGTGTCGCTTCTTGGTGTAATTGCAGTCGTAATCAGGACACCTGAGGGCCAGCAACCACTAGAATGGGCACCTGCTGCGGTTAAGCGTCGACTTACACCAAACGAGTATTATTTGAAACCACGGACGCGTGAGCGCGATTCTGTTTCAATCGAAAATAGGGTTCACACAGCCTCGCGAATTCAGTCAGAAACATGTGAGGAAGATTTTGAATGGGATACATCCGTGTCTGACGGGACCCCTATTCCTTACCAAGATGCGACAGGTGCTTTTGCCAATGAAGAGAGTTCAGATAGGGCACAGCAGATAGGCACAATTAGCGGCGACAAGACACAATAA
- a CDS encoding DEAD/DEAH box helicase, with the protein MATDDQSLVDTTFELEDSPNILDKIGTSTDEDLSDHLLNIEANRLSIAQSQQELQSLEEISDQVQLLEHQLDAAHRALFQMDGKALFADEVGLGKTIEVGMVLKEMVFREAHDTFLILTPAQLATQWQKEMREKFGLEFVCNYDDGFEGFTEYDKIVASIDTAKRDSYANEIQKRSWDALIVDEAHYLRNQDTNRYDFVDDIEYQYAFFATATPVQNDITDLYNVTNLIQPGLFGTESEFERRYLPKDDSGGVQNAAELNRQLRSVMIRHKRGDTAIDFTDRQVRTKTFKPSRQEQSLYSAVTDYVKNHYSKQAGQHLVMLMLQKEVVSSPWAVLSTVEKWLDGDGRDVRGKERDELLSIAKQARQIDRTTKQEKLLEIIRSVNQRMDTGRTIVFTQFRATQDAIVDALHAGAGGNDVPVHRVSGSLSSEEKDNQIQRFKERGGVLVTTDSISEGRNIQFCNVIINYDLPWNPMSVEQRIGRIDRIGQDRDVYVYNLALEGTVEDYVLEKLYGKIDVFHQTVGGLKEILSEREQSSGQFEQEVLQQLIEAGSERELENNFEDMAVDLKDDKEAAKKAQEFNEEVFDGFETGDNKA; encoded by the coding sequence ATGGCAACAGACGACCAATCGCTCGTCGACACCACTTTCGAGTTAGAAGACTCCCCCAACATACTCGATAAGATCGGCACATCGACTGACGAAGATCTTTCAGACCATCTGCTTAACATCGAAGCAAATCGACTTTCAATCGCACAAAGCCAACAAGAGCTACAATCTCTCGAAGAGATTTCGGATCAAGTCCAGCTGCTGGAACATCAGCTGGACGCCGCACATCGAGCTTTGTTCCAGATGGACGGAAAAGCACTATTTGCAGATGAGGTTGGGTTGGGAAAAACGATTGAAGTTGGGATGGTGCTGAAAGAGATGGTGTTTCGTGAGGCCCATGATACATTCTTAATCCTCACACCAGCACAGCTTGCGACGCAATGGCAGAAAGAAATGCGTGAAAAATTCGGGCTTGAGTTCGTCTGTAACTATGATGATGGGTTCGAAGGTTTTACCGAGTATGATAAAATCGTGGCCAGCATTGACACTGCAAAGCGGGATTCCTATGCCAACGAGATTCAGAAGCGTTCATGGGACGCACTAATTGTCGACGAAGCACACTATCTGCGTAACCAAGACACCAACCGCTACGACTTCGTAGACGACATCGAATATCAATATGCCTTTTTCGCTACTGCAACACCCGTTCAGAACGACATTACAGACCTATATAATGTGACAAATCTAATTCAGCCCGGGCTGTTTGGCACCGAGAGTGAATTTGAACGGCGGTATCTTCCGAAGGATGATTCTGGCGGGGTGCAAAATGCTGCCGAATTGAACCGCCAACTTCGGTCGGTGATGATTCGTCACAAGCGTGGGGACACCGCGATTGATTTCACAGATCGCCAAGTGCGGACAAAGACATTCAAACCCAGTCGGCAGGAGCAATCCCTGTACAGTGCTGTCACAGACTATGTAAAGAATCACTACTCAAAACAGGCTGGACAGCACCTCGTAATGCTGATGCTGCAGAAAGAGGTGGTGAGCTCACCGTGGGCGGTTCTCAGTACTGTTGAAAAATGGTTGGACGGTGATGGACGAGATGTGCGAGGTAAAGAGCGCGATGAGCTCCTCTCAATTGCAAAGCAGGCACGACAAATCGACCGAACCACGAAGCAGGAGAAGCTCTTGGAAATCATCCGTAGTGTAAACCAGCGGATGGATACTGGTCGGACAATCGTATTTACCCAGTTTCGCGCCACACAAGACGCTATCGTGGACGCGCTGCATGCAGGCGCTGGCGGCAACGATGTCCCAGTACACCGTGTGAGTGGATCGTTATCAAGCGAAGAGAAAGACAACCAGATTCAGCGATTCAAGGAACGTGGGGGTGTCCTCGTCACCACTGACTCAATTAGTGAAGGTCGAAACATTCAGTTCTGCAACGTTATCATCAATTACGATCTCCCTTGGAACCCGATGAGCGTTGAGCAACGGATTGGGCGCATCGATAGAATCGGTCAGGACCGGGACGTCTACGTATACAACCTCGCATTGGAGGGGACGGTAGAAGACTACGTTCTCGAAAAGCTTTATGGGAAAATTGATGTCTTCCACCAAACTGTCGGGGGGCTAAAAGAAATTCTCTCTGAGCGGGAGCAGTCCAGTGGGCAGTTCGAACAGGAGGTCCTCCAACAACTCATTGAAGCCGGCTCAGAGCGAGAGCTTGAGAATAACTTTGAAGATATGGCTGTTGACCTCAAAGACGATAAAGAGGCCGCAAAGAAAGCTCAAGAATTCAACGAAGAAGTGTTCGACGGCTTTGAGACAGGAGATAACAAGGCATGA
- a CDS encoding helix-turn-helix domain-containing protein, producing the protein MSRTSDQTDGDIVRDFLSIADILEEPQLAQLYTYLAHEDEATVQDVMHDLDIAQGTAYSYVNRIVDAGVVEVTHDEQPRRYAAREINLTVTTAAGDRGYTITPALIDAVGRRETNDDIDTYIDRHGVAGLATALTYAVARERGEVTHRLMAEDLDISPLAAEMILQALRPVVHKHSDIEASGASLDELDIDDGAADDT; encoded by the coding sequence ATGTCACGCACCTCAGACCAGACCGACGGCGATATCGTCCGCGACTTCCTCTCGATTGCGGATATCCTCGAAGAGCCACAGCTTGCCCAGCTGTACACGTACCTCGCTCACGAAGACGAGGCGACCGTCCAGGACGTAATGCACGACCTCGACATCGCACAAGGAACTGCCTACAGCTACGTCAACCGGATCGTCGATGCCGGCGTCGTCGAGGTCACTCACGATGAACAGCCCCGTCGATATGCAGCCCGCGAGATCAACCTGACTGTGACGACAGCCGCCGGCGACCGCGGGTACACGATCACGCCAGCGCTCATCGACGCAGTCGGTCGCCGTGAGACCAACGACGACATCGACACCTACATCGACCGCCACGGCGTCGCCGGCCTCGCAACGGCGCTCACCTACGCGGTCGCCCGCGAACGTGGGGAAGTGACCCATCGGCTGATGGCCGAAGACCTCGATATCTCGCCGCTGGCTGCGGAGATGATCCTGCAGGCGCTCCGGCCCGTCGTCCACAAGCACTCCGACATCGAGGCGTCGGGCGCGTCGCTTGACGAGTTGGACATCGACGACGGCGCTGCTGACGACACGTGA
- a CDS encoding restriction endonuclease, giving the protein MTDQHTLKDQLQTSDSLAEFLETTDASVNAQAQALIEGRWDREVPHDRAVAIVREELERVTAYDSISRNSSARSPRYMDLTDLELVSGYEFEHILAEILSRVDGEAQVTEASGDQGVDVVWFRESETVGIQAKAYDKQNPVGNSAVQEIYTGATVRNPEYEFDTAAVVTTSQYTNSAREAADNSDVTLYGRKQLQKWLDDAELDADGMGKILAEIR; this is encoded by the coding sequence ATGACCGACCAGCACACTCTCAAGGACCAACTCCAAACTTCGGACTCACTTGCGGAATTCTTAGAGACGACTGACGCATCTGTCAACGCCCAAGCACAGGCGCTCATCGAAGGCCGTTGGGACAGAGAGGTCCCTCACGACCGCGCCGTCGCGATTGTGCGTGAAGAGCTTGAACGAGTTACTGCCTACGATAGCATTTCAAGGAATTCGTCTGCTCGTTCCCCCCGGTACATGGATCTCACCGATCTGGAACTTGTTTCTGGATACGAGTTCGAACACATTCTCGCCGAGATTCTTAGTCGAGTCGATGGTGAAGCCCAGGTCACCGAAGCTTCCGGTGACCAAGGCGTCGACGTCGTCTGGTTTCGTGAATCGGAGACAGTCGGCATTCAAGCAAAAGCTTACGATAAACAGAACCCGGTTGGTAACAGCGCAGTTCAAGAAATATACACCGGTGCCACAGTGCGGAACCCAGAATACGAATTCGATACTGCCGCTGTAGTCACCACCTCACAATACACCAACAGCGCTAGAGAAGCCGCCGACAACTCAGACGTCACTCTCTACGGACGAAAGCAGCTACAAAAATGGCTCGACGATGCCGAGCTAGATGCCGACGGTATGGGTAAGATTCTTGCTGAAATACGGTAG
- a CDS encoding nucleotidyltransferase domain-containing protein, translated as MAKRDITVSIDAYPDPDTDVFRISAADDILRLLVDAHDTEFTIPELVDATGVTRSTVWRAVSLLDSIGAIQIRETPQRNYITINPNRLQKDDPILAIPQSEFHAPIRTFVDRAQAALTDADDVDELLGIVVFGSVARGEADRQSDIDCFVVVDGDRTTARRRITDVVGDLQSDRFDGERFAFEPYVESAESAYRAGSKLREIFAEGITVYGSDQLDSVRKEAVADE; from the coding sequence ATGGCGAAACGAGATATAACGGTCAGCATCGATGCATATCCTGACCCGGATACCGATGTCTTTCGTATCAGTGCCGCAGACGACATCCTACGACTGCTCGTCGATGCCCACGATACGGAGTTTACGATTCCCGAACTCGTCGACGCCACAGGAGTCACCCGCTCGACAGTCTGGCGGGCTGTCAGCCTCCTCGACAGTATTGGGGCTATCCAAATTCGAGAGACGCCACAACGAAACTACATTACAATCAACCCAAACCGACTCCAGAAAGACGACCCAATCCTCGCCATTCCGCAGTCTGAGTTCCATGCACCGATCCGGACATTCGTTGACCGCGCGCAAGCCGCGCTGACTGACGCCGACGACGTCGACGAACTACTCGGCATCGTTGTCTTTGGGAGCGTTGCTCGGGGCGAGGCTGATCGCCAGAGCGACATCGATTGTTTCGTTGTTGTCGATGGTGATCGGACGACAGCACGCCGGCGGATTACCGACGTTGTTGGTGATCTCCAGTCCGACCGCTTCGACGGTGAGCGGTTCGCGTTCGAGCCGTATGTCGAATCTGCGGAAAGCGCATATAGAGCCGGGTCAAAACTCCGTGAAATCTTCGCCGAGGGAATTACGGTGTACGGCAGCGACCAACTCGACTCAGTCCGAAAAGAGGCCGTCGCCGATGAGTAG
- a CDS encoding SOSS complex subunit B family protein, with product MYATNSSGKKASPSNRTVTLSAHVDGGPEQLLEEVAETENGDELDFRMNKGSDSRGNYYARQEEAYDWTRSTKVGPDRYFGETLEQQEKRHAREAEQARHSKVARAHVDGPDREASARQLTEAETERADGFRSPADPRQWMDRDTLARVNQQAATLADKTSLSQAAEARRLAALVSGQMGDCNDLYEASFTVLAEARDELESPTPIADVSPYGYECTVEGEVTHIIEDPDARNQYQVLYLEDDEGTSAKVTVWGKSMHGGEMVRTLHEGDRVRISGGKPDEYNGMATVAVTSDTLMCIIERGDGPAPTGHAGCAFSTSGDSPTVASWEAESDTHQWANERDTDRAVAVTLGKARCPECSDLFDTEHGAATHQGLVHSAD from the coding sequence ATGTACGCTACCAATTCCAGCGGTAAGAAAGCATCGCCCAGCAACCGGACGGTTACCCTCTCCGCCCACGTCGACGGCGGTCCCGAGCAACTTCTAGAGGAGGTCGCAGAGACCGAGAACGGCGACGAACTCGATTTCCGGATGAACAAAGGGAGCGATAGCCGTGGCAACTACTACGCCCGTCAGGAGGAGGCATACGACTGGACCCGCTCGACCAAAGTCGGGCCGGACCGATACTTTGGCGAAACTCTGGAACAGCAAGAGAAGCGCCACGCACGCGAAGCCGAGCAAGCCCGACACTCCAAGGTCGCACGCGCTCACGTCGACGGTCCCGACCGCGAAGCCTCGGCTCGCCAGCTCACCGAAGCCGAGACGGAACGTGCCGACGGCTTCCGCTCGCCGGCTGACCCCCGGCAGTGGATGGACCGCGACACGCTGGCCCGAGTCAACCAGCAGGCCGCGACGCTGGCAGACAAGACCAGTCTGTCACAAGCCGCGGAGGCTCGCCGACTCGCGGCCCTGGTCTCCGGGCAGATGGGCGACTGCAACGACCTGTATGAGGCGTCCTTTACCGTGCTTGCGGAAGCCCGCGACGAACTGGAATCACCCACGCCTATCGCGGATGTCTCGCCCTACGGCTACGAGTGTACCGTTGAGGGGGAAGTGACCCACATCATCGAGGACCCCGACGCTCGGAACCAGTATCAAGTGCTGTACCTCGAAGACGACGAGGGAACGAGCGCGAAGGTCACGGTCTGGGGCAAGTCCATGCACGGCGGCGAAATGGTCCGTACCCTCCACGAAGGCGACCGGGTGCGAATCTCCGGGGGCAAGCCCGACGAGTACAACGGCATGGCGACAGTGGCGGTCACGAGCGACACGCTCATGTGCATCATCGAGCGCGGCGACGGTCCCGCGCCCACCGGACACGCTGGCTGTGCTTTTAGCACCTCCGGCGATAGCCCGACCGTGGCGTCGTGGGAAGCAGAGTCGGACACCCATCAGTGGGCCAACGAGCGGGACACTGACCGCGCGGTCGCCGTGACGCTCGGGAAGGCCCGCTGTCCCGAGTGTTCGGACCTCTTCGACACTGAGCATGGGGCCGCCACCCATCAGGGTCTCGTCCACTCCGCAGACTAA